The following proteins are encoded in a genomic region of Leishmania mexicana MHOM/GT/2001/U1103 complete genome, chromosome 25:
- a CDS encoding putative mitotic spindle checkpoint component codes for MTQTTHAISLTGSVATVTEYLGFAINNILYQRGVYPPDDFQQVKKFGLSLMISTDADLNAYLAELLQQISSWIAHGTCRRLVILITDVQSVRTMERWEINIETEPAASSSRLHSGARKSEEDVRMEIQAVMRQITACVSFLPVITQPCAFDLLVYTSADAQVPSTAWEPSDPQVLKRGTEVKLRSFTTSFHHVDTSVVYRE; via the coding sequence ATGACGCAGACGACTCACGCCATCTCCCTCACCGGctccgtcgccaccgtcacggAGTACCTCGGCTTTGCCATTAATAACATTCTCTACCAGCGCGGTGTCTACCCGCCCGACGACTTCCAGCAGGTGAAGAAGTTTGGTCTGTCGCTCATGATCTCCACCGATGCGGATTTGAACGCGTACCTGGCGGAGCTTCTACAGCAGATTTCGTCGTGGATTGCGCACGGAACGTGCCGGCGTCTGGTGATACTTATTACCGACGTTCAGTCAGTGCGGACGATGGAGCGGTGGGAGATCAACATAGAAACAGAGcccgcagcgtcgtcgtcgcgcctgcacagcggcgctcgcaagagcgaggaggacgttCGCATGGAGATTCAAGCCGTGATGCGGCAGATCACCGCCTGCGTGTCCTTCCTGCCTGTGATTACGCAGCCGTGTGCCTTCGACCTGCTCGTTTACACATCCGCAGACGCACAGGTGCCGTCGACAGCGTGGGAACCGAGCGACCCACAGGTGCTCAAGCGCGGCACCGAAGTCAAGCTGCGCTCCTTCACCACGTCCTTCCACCACGTCGACACGAGTGTGGTCTACCGTGAGTGA